Proteins encoded within one genomic window of Glycine soja cultivar W05 chromosome 1, ASM419377v2, whole genome shotgun sequence:
- the LOC114367013 gene encoding light-mediated development protein DET1-like isoform X4, giving the protein MYRSSNIVARVFDRQICTPAPGTSVHHARRFYENLVPSHTVYEVECPDHSFRKFTDDGQYLISFSRNHQELIVYRPRWLSFSCKDEDCDKHDLPSRAKRFDSFFSQLYCVPLASCNELICKDFFLYMESNQFGLFATSTAQIHDAPAVGGAVHGVPSIEKITFHLLRLEDGEILDKKVFSNDFVNLTHNMGVFLYDDLLAIVSLRYQTIHILQIRDSGNLVDVRAIGEFCREDDELFLNSNAQLQLPGNHIENHMHQGQPNLGNSFLSGIKQRLLSFIFQGLWNEERDDTLRIQRLRKKFYFHFQDYVDLIIWKVQFLDRHHLLIKFGSVDGGVSRNADHHPAFVAVYNMDTTEIVSFYQNSADELYLLFEQFCDHFHATSRNSMYMNFISSHSNNIHALEQLRSIKDKASSSAQFVKKMLASLPFSCQSQSPSPYFDQSLFRFDDKLISATDRHRQSTDHPIKFILRRYPYSLKFKIKPGPEAGSMDGRAKKISSFLFHPILPLALSVQQTLFLQPSVVNIHFRR; this is encoded by the exons ATGTACAGAAGCAGCAATATTGTGGCCAGGGTTTTTGATCGTCAAATTTGCACTCCTGCTCCTGGCACTAGT GTTCATCATGCTCGGCGATTCTATGAAAATTTGGTACCAAGTCACACAGTATATGAGGTCGAGTGCCCAGACCATTCATTTCGTAAATTCACTGATGATGGTCAATACCTTATAAGTTTCAGCAGAAATCATCAGGAGTTGATTGTTTATAGGCCTAGATGGCTTTCTTTTTCATGCAAGGATGAAGATTGTGATAAACATGATTTGCCATCAAGAGCAAAGAGATTTGACAGTTTTTTCTCCCAATTATATTGTGTACCACttgcttcttgcaatgaacttATATGTAAGGATTTCTTTCTTTACATGGAGAGTAATCAATTTGGACTGTTCGCTACTTCAACGGCCCAAATTCATGATGCTCCTGCTGTTGGAGGAGCTGTCCATGGTGTTCCTTCAATTGAGAAAATAACTTTCCACCTCTTGAG ACTGGAAGATGGAGAGATCTTGGACAAGAAGGTCTTCAGTAATGACTTCGTTAATTTAACCCATAATATGGGGGTCTTCTTGTATGATGACCTATTGGCAATTGTATCACTTCGCTATCAAACTATACACATTCTTCAAATTAGAGACTCTGGGAACCTTGTTGATGTACGTGCTATTGGGGAATTCTGCCGTGAAGATGATGAGCTTTTTCTCAATTCAAATGCTCAG CTTCAATTGCCTGGGAACCACATTGAAAATCACATGCATCAAGGCCAGCCTAATCTGGGGAATTCTTTTCTAAGTGGTATAAAGCAGCGATTACTTTCATTCATATTCCAGGGACTATGGAATGAAGAAAGAGATGATACCTTG AGGATCCAAAGGCTCAGGAAGAAATTTTACTTCCACTTTCAAGATTATGTTGATTTGATTATCTGGAAG GTGCAATTTTTGGACCGACACCATTTGTTAATCAAGTTTGGTAGTGTAGATGGAGGG GTGTCCCGAAATGCTGATCACCACCCAGCTTTTGTTGCTGTATATAACATGGATACAACTGAAATTGTATCATTTTATCAG AATTCAGCAGACGAGCTTTATCTGTTGTTTGAGCAGTTCTGTGACCACTTCCATGCAACATCAAGGAATTCAATGTATATGAATTTCATATCTTCTCATTCAAATAATATCCACGCACTGGAACAGCTACGGAGCATAAAAGATAAGGCAAGCAGCTCTGCACAG TTTGTGAAGAAGATGCTTGCCTCTTTGCCCTTCAGCTGTCAGTCACAGAGTCCTTCTCCTTACTTTGACCAATCTCTTTTCCGGTTTGATGATAAG CTTATTTCTGCAACTGATCGACATAGGCAATCAACTGACCATCCAATCAAGTTCATTTTAAGGAGGTATCCGTATTCTCTCAAATTTAAGATCAAACCAG gtcCTGAAGCTGGCAGTATGGATGGTCGTGCAAAAAAGATCTCTTCGTTTCtttttcatccaattttgccccTTGCTCTCTCCGTTCAACAGACTTTGTTCTTGCAGCCTTCAGTTGTAAATATTCACTTTCGGAGATGA
- the LOC114367070 gene encoding LOW QUALITY PROTEIN: uncharacterized protein LOC114367070 (The sequence of the model RefSeq protein was modified relative to this genomic sequence to represent the inferred CDS: deleted 1 base in 1 codon), whose protein sequence is MWLKRVHYPVVWTLAIHRCKGNAEADKARGCFFTFSLQQLSLPSSMAANLLPLSISCSSKTHILCLPSPPKPLFLCRHSLLRYRSTPRLTCKAAQVSVAEESSASGDNWVPVVPLSALPKGERRVIIQDGETILLLWYKDQVFAIENRSPAEGAYTEGLLNAKLTQDGCIVCPSTDSTFDLRTGDIKEWYPKNPVLRVLTPALRKLFIYPVKTDEQNIYISIRGGVRSDASAEIVFSGKAQPGFTATDVNVDEVKMIVDEIKRDLVLLGRTK, encoded by the exons ATGTGGCTAAAGAGAGTTCATTATCCAGTTGTGTGGACTTTAGCCATCCACAGATGCAAAGGCAATGCAGAGGCAGACAAAGCAAGAGGgtgcttcttcactttctctCTCCAACAACTTTCACTCCCAAGCTCCATGGCCGCAAACCTTTTACCCctttcaatttcatgctcctcTAAAACCCACATTCTCTGTCTTCCCTCCCCTCCCAAACCCCTCTTTCTCTGCCGCCACTCTCTGCTCCGTTACCGTTCCACTCCGCGACTCACATGTAAGGCAGCCCAAGTTTCGGTCGCCGAAGAGTCGTCGGCGTCCGGCGACAACTGGGTTCCGGTGGTGCCTCTGTCTGCTCTGCCGAAGGGGGAGCGGCGCGTGATCATTCAGGACGGCGAGACCATACTGCTGCTTTGGTACAAAGACCAAGTTTTCGCTATTGAGAATAGGTCCCCTGCTGAAGGCGCCTATACTGAAGGCTTGCTCAATGCCAAGCTCACCCAG GATGGGTGCATAGTTTGCCCATCAACTGATAGCACATTTGATCTGCGAACGGGAGATATCAAGGAATGGTATCCAAAAAATCCTGTTCTGAGAGTTCTCACGCCCGCTTTGAGGAAACTCTTTATCTATCCTGTGAAAACAGATGAACAGAATATTTATATCAGCATAAGAGGAGGTGTGAGATCTGATGCTTCTGCTGAAATTGTCTTTAGTGGGAAGGCTCAACCTGGTTTTACAGCAACTGATGTCAATGTTGATGAG GTTAAAATGATCGTTGATGAG ATCAAGAGGGATTTGGTTTTACTGGGAAGAACGAAATAA
- the LOC114367079 gene encoding uncharacterized protein LOC114367079 — translation MESLEERVFMFMDEQYYFSNSNESELHMHHHPSVSVENISWENNTDFDDSPERTLYWESQIALLQEILERYHLSGSKLRREVGRIIKEVKASDFCSCLKANSWDCTTCLRRRVVDGLCRRGFSTNLCISKWETTKKFPGGCHEYIEVIANTSTRKKIHFLVELELKEQFQIAKASENYQNLESCLPEFYIGKPEYLTAIVRVMCNAAKKSMKEKKMHVGPWRKSSFMQMKWSGFNQICNSNKSLGSVTTYSHAQTNQSYLRISGAPTPVLVT, via the exons ATGGAGAGCCTGGAAGAAAGAGTGTTTATGTTCATGGatgaacaatattatttttccaaTTCCAATGAATCAGAGCTGCATATGCATCATCATCCCTCTGTGTCTGTGGAGAACATATCGTGGGAAAACAACACCGACTTCGATGACTCACCCGAGAGAACTTTGTATTGGGAATCTCAGATCGCACTGCTTCAG GAAATTTTAGAGCGATACCATTTAAGTGGATCAAAATTGAGACGAGAGGTTGGTCGAATCATAAAAGAGGTGAAAGCTTCGGATTTTTGCAGCTGTTTGAAGGCTAACTCTTGGGATTGCACCACCTGTTTGAGAAGACGAGTGGTTGATGGGCTCTGCCGAAGAGGATTCAGTaccaacctttgcatttcaaaaTGGGAAACCACAAAAAAGTTTCCAGGAG GCTGTCACGAGTATATTGAGGTGATTGCAAACACATCAACAAGGAAGAAGATTCATTTTCTGGTGGAATTGGAATTGAAGGAGCAGTTTCAGATTGCAAAAGCAAGTGAAAATTACCAGAATCTAGAGTCCTGTTTGCCAGAATTTTATATTGGAAAACCGGAATACTTAACTGCCATTGTTCGAGTTATGTGCAATGCTGCAAAGAAATcaatgaaggaaaagaaaatgcacGTGGGTCCGTGGAGGAAGAGCAGCTTCATGCAAATGAAGTGGTCAGGATTCAATCAAATATGCAATTCTAATAAATCCTTGGGTTCAGTTACAACATATTCCCATGCACAAACAAATCAGTCTTACCTCAGAATTTCAGGAGCTCCTACACCTGTGCTAGTCACCtga
- the LOC114367013 gene encoding light-mediated development protein DET1-like isoform X2 has translation MYRSSNIVARVFDRQICTPAPGTSVHHARRFYENLVPSHTVYEVECPDHSFRKFTDDGQYLISFSRNHQELIVYRPRWLSFSCKDEDCDKHDLPSRAKRFDSFFSQLYCVPLASCNELICKDFFLYMESNQFGLFATSTAQIHDAPAVGGAVHGVPSIEKITFHLLRLEDGEILDKKVFSNDFVNLTHNMGVFLYDDLLAIVSLRYQTIHILQIRDSGNLVDVRAIGEFCREDDELFLNSNAQGMAFSDKNKQLQLPGNHIENHMHQGQPNLGNSFLSGIKQRLLSFIFQGLWNEERDDTLRIQRLRKKFYFHFQDYVDLIIWKVQFLDRHHLLIKFGSVDGGVSRNADHHPAFVAVYNMDTTEIVSFYQNSADELYLLFEQFCDHFHATSRNSMYMNFISSHSNNIHALEQLRSIKDKASSSAQFVKKMLASLPFSCQSQSPSPYFDQSLFRFDDKLISATDRHRQSTDHPIKFILRRYPYSLKFKIKPGPEAGSMDGRAKKISSFLFHPILPLALSVQQTLFLQPSVVNIHFRR, from the exons ATGTACAGAAGCAGCAATATTGTGGCCAGGGTTTTTGATCGTCAAATTTGCACTCCTGCTCCTGGCACTAGT GTTCATCATGCTCGGCGATTCTATGAAAATTTGGTACCAAGTCACACAGTATATGAGGTCGAGTGCCCAGACCATTCATTTCGTAAATTCACTGATGATGGTCAATACCTTATAAGTTTCAGCAGAAATCATCAGGAGTTGATTGTTTATAGGCCTAGATGGCTTTCTTTTTCATGCAAGGATGAAGATTGTGATAAACATGATTTGCCATCAAGAGCAAAGAGATTTGACAGTTTTTTCTCCCAATTATATTGTGTACCACttgcttcttgcaatgaacttATATGTAAGGATTTCTTTCTTTACATGGAGAGTAATCAATTTGGACTGTTCGCTACTTCAACGGCCCAAATTCATGATGCTCCTGCTGTTGGAGGAGCTGTCCATGGTGTTCCTTCAATTGAGAAAATAACTTTCCACCTCTTGAG ACTGGAAGATGGAGAGATCTTGGACAAGAAGGTCTTCAGTAATGACTTCGTTAATTTAACCCATAATATGGGGGTCTTCTTGTATGATGACCTATTGGCAATTGTATCACTTCGCTATCAAACTATACACATTCTTCAAATTAGAGACTCTGGGAACCTTGTTGATGTACGTGCTATTGGGGAATTCTGCCGTGAAGATGATGAGCTTTTTCTCAATTCAAATGCTCAG GGCATGGCATTTTCTGACAAAAATAAACAGCTTCAATTGCCTGGGAACCACATTGAAAATCACATGCATCAAGGCCAGCCTAATCTGGGGAATTCTTTTCTAAGTGGTATAAAGCAGCGATTACTTTCATTCATATTCCAGGGACTATGGAATGAAGAAAGAGATGATACCTTG AGGATCCAAAGGCTCAGGAAGAAATTTTACTTCCACTTTCAAGATTATGTTGATTTGATTATCTGGAAG GTGCAATTTTTGGACCGACACCATTTGTTAATCAAGTTTGGTAGTGTAGATGGAGGG GTGTCCCGAAATGCTGATCACCACCCAGCTTTTGTTGCTGTATATAACATGGATACAACTGAAATTGTATCATTTTATCAG AATTCAGCAGACGAGCTTTATCTGTTGTTTGAGCAGTTCTGTGACCACTTCCATGCAACATCAAGGAATTCAATGTATATGAATTTCATATCTTCTCATTCAAATAATATCCACGCACTGGAACAGCTACGGAGCATAAAAGATAAGGCAAGCAGCTCTGCACAG TTTGTGAAGAAGATGCTTGCCTCTTTGCCCTTCAGCTGTCAGTCACAGAGTCCTTCTCCTTACTTTGACCAATCTCTTTTCCGGTTTGATGATAAG CTTATTTCTGCAACTGATCGACATAGGCAATCAACTGACCATCCAATCAAGTTCATTTTAAGGAGGTATCCGTATTCTCTCAAATTTAAGATCAAACCAG gtcCTGAAGCTGGCAGTATGGATGGTCGTGCAAAAAAGATCTCTTCGTTTCtttttcatccaattttgccccTTGCTCTCTCCGTTCAACAGACTTTGTTCTTGCAGCCTTCAGTTGTAAATATTCACTTTCGGAGATGA
- the LOC114367013 gene encoding light-mediated development protein DET1-like isoform X3 → MYRSSNIVARVFDRQICTPAPGTSVHHARRFYENLVPSHTVYEVECPDHSFRKFTDDGQYLISFSRNHQELIVYRPRWLSFSCKDEDCDKHDLPSRAKRFDSFFSQLYCVPLASCNELICKDFFLYMESNQFGLFATSTAQIHDAPAVGGAVHGVPSIEKITFHLLRLEDGEILDKKVFSNDFVNLTHNMGVFLYDDLLAIVSLRYQTIHILQIRDSGNLVDVRAIGEFCREDDELFLNSNAQLQLPGNHIENHMHQGQPNLGNSFLSGIKQRLLSFIFQGLWNEERDDTLRIQRLRKKFYFHFQDYVDLIIWKVQFLDRHHLLIKFGSVDGGPQVSRNADHHPAFVAVYNMDTTEIVSFYQNSADELYLLFEQFCDHFHATSRNSMYMNFISSHSNNIHALEQLRSIKDKASSSAQFVKKMLASLPFSCQSQSPSPYFDQSLFRFDDKLISATDRHRQSTDHPIKFILRRYPYSLKFKIKPGPEAGSMDGRAKKISSFLFHPILPLALSVQQTLFLQPSVVNIHFRR, encoded by the exons ATGTACAGAAGCAGCAATATTGTGGCCAGGGTTTTTGATCGTCAAATTTGCACTCCTGCTCCTGGCACTAGT GTTCATCATGCTCGGCGATTCTATGAAAATTTGGTACCAAGTCACACAGTATATGAGGTCGAGTGCCCAGACCATTCATTTCGTAAATTCACTGATGATGGTCAATACCTTATAAGTTTCAGCAGAAATCATCAGGAGTTGATTGTTTATAGGCCTAGATGGCTTTCTTTTTCATGCAAGGATGAAGATTGTGATAAACATGATTTGCCATCAAGAGCAAAGAGATTTGACAGTTTTTTCTCCCAATTATATTGTGTACCACttgcttcttgcaatgaacttATATGTAAGGATTTCTTTCTTTACATGGAGAGTAATCAATTTGGACTGTTCGCTACTTCAACGGCCCAAATTCATGATGCTCCTGCTGTTGGAGGAGCTGTCCATGGTGTTCCTTCAATTGAGAAAATAACTTTCCACCTCTTGAG ACTGGAAGATGGAGAGATCTTGGACAAGAAGGTCTTCAGTAATGACTTCGTTAATTTAACCCATAATATGGGGGTCTTCTTGTATGATGACCTATTGGCAATTGTATCACTTCGCTATCAAACTATACACATTCTTCAAATTAGAGACTCTGGGAACCTTGTTGATGTACGTGCTATTGGGGAATTCTGCCGTGAAGATGATGAGCTTTTTCTCAATTCAAATGCTCAG CTTCAATTGCCTGGGAACCACATTGAAAATCACATGCATCAAGGCCAGCCTAATCTGGGGAATTCTTTTCTAAGTGGTATAAAGCAGCGATTACTTTCATTCATATTCCAGGGACTATGGAATGAAGAAAGAGATGATACCTTG AGGATCCAAAGGCTCAGGAAGAAATTTTACTTCCACTTTCAAGATTATGTTGATTTGATTATCTGGAAG GTGCAATTTTTGGACCGACACCATTTGTTAATCAAGTTTGGTAGTGTAGATGGAGGG CCTCAGGTGTCCCGAAATGCTGATCACCACCCAGCTTTTGTTGCTGTATATAACATGGATACAACTGAAATTGTATCATTTTATCAG AATTCAGCAGACGAGCTTTATCTGTTGTTTGAGCAGTTCTGTGACCACTTCCATGCAACATCAAGGAATTCAATGTATATGAATTTCATATCTTCTCATTCAAATAATATCCACGCACTGGAACAGCTACGGAGCATAAAAGATAAGGCAAGCAGCTCTGCACAG TTTGTGAAGAAGATGCTTGCCTCTTTGCCCTTCAGCTGTCAGTCACAGAGTCCTTCTCCTTACTTTGACCAATCTCTTTTCCGGTTTGATGATAAG CTTATTTCTGCAACTGATCGACATAGGCAATCAACTGACCATCCAATCAAGTTCATTTTAAGGAGGTATCCGTATTCTCTCAAATTTAAGATCAAACCAG gtcCTGAAGCTGGCAGTATGGATGGTCGTGCAAAAAAGATCTCTTCGTTTCtttttcatccaattttgccccTTGCTCTCTCCGTTCAACAGACTTTGTTCTTGCAGCCTTCAGTTGTAAATATTCACTTTCGGAGATGA
- the LOC114367013 gene encoding light-mediated development protein DET1-like isoform X1, whose translation MYRSSNIVARVFDRQICTPAPGTSVHHARRFYENLVPSHTVYEVECPDHSFRKFTDDGQYLISFSRNHQELIVYRPRWLSFSCKDEDCDKHDLPSRAKRFDSFFSQLYCVPLASCNELICKDFFLYMESNQFGLFATSTAQIHDAPAVGGAVHGVPSIEKITFHLLRLEDGEILDKKVFSNDFVNLTHNMGVFLYDDLLAIVSLRYQTIHILQIRDSGNLVDVRAIGEFCREDDELFLNSNAQGMAFSDKNKQLQLPGNHIENHMHQGQPNLGNSFLSGIKQRLLSFIFQGLWNEERDDTLRIQRLRKKFYFHFQDYVDLIIWKVQFLDRHHLLIKFGSVDGGPQVSRNADHHPAFVAVYNMDTTEIVSFYQNSADELYLLFEQFCDHFHATSRNSMYMNFISSHSNNIHALEQLRSIKDKASSSAQFVKKMLASLPFSCQSQSPSPYFDQSLFRFDDKLISATDRHRQSTDHPIKFILRRYPYSLKFKIKPGPEAGSMDGRAKKISSFLFHPILPLALSVQQTLFLQPSVVNIHFRR comes from the exons ATGTACAGAAGCAGCAATATTGTGGCCAGGGTTTTTGATCGTCAAATTTGCACTCCTGCTCCTGGCACTAGT GTTCATCATGCTCGGCGATTCTATGAAAATTTGGTACCAAGTCACACAGTATATGAGGTCGAGTGCCCAGACCATTCATTTCGTAAATTCACTGATGATGGTCAATACCTTATAAGTTTCAGCAGAAATCATCAGGAGTTGATTGTTTATAGGCCTAGATGGCTTTCTTTTTCATGCAAGGATGAAGATTGTGATAAACATGATTTGCCATCAAGAGCAAAGAGATTTGACAGTTTTTTCTCCCAATTATATTGTGTACCACttgcttcttgcaatgaacttATATGTAAGGATTTCTTTCTTTACATGGAGAGTAATCAATTTGGACTGTTCGCTACTTCAACGGCCCAAATTCATGATGCTCCTGCTGTTGGAGGAGCTGTCCATGGTGTTCCTTCAATTGAGAAAATAACTTTCCACCTCTTGAG ACTGGAAGATGGAGAGATCTTGGACAAGAAGGTCTTCAGTAATGACTTCGTTAATTTAACCCATAATATGGGGGTCTTCTTGTATGATGACCTATTGGCAATTGTATCACTTCGCTATCAAACTATACACATTCTTCAAATTAGAGACTCTGGGAACCTTGTTGATGTACGTGCTATTGGGGAATTCTGCCGTGAAGATGATGAGCTTTTTCTCAATTCAAATGCTCAG GGCATGGCATTTTCTGACAAAAATAAACAGCTTCAATTGCCTGGGAACCACATTGAAAATCACATGCATCAAGGCCAGCCTAATCTGGGGAATTCTTTTCTAAGTGGTATAAAGCAGCGATTACTTTCATTCATATTCCAGGGACTATGGAATGAAGAAAGAGATGATACCTTG AGGATCCAAAGGCTCAGGAAGAAATTTTACTTCCACTTTCAAGATTATGTTGATTTGATTATCTGGAAG GTGCAATTTTTGGACCGACACCATTTGTTAATCAAGTTTGGTAGTGTAGATGGAGGG CCTCAGGTGTCCCGAAATGCTGATCACCACCCAGCTTTTGTTGCTGTATATAACATGGATACAACTGAAATTGTATCATTTTATCAG AATTCAGCAGACGAGCTTTATCTGTTGTTTGAGCAGTTCTGTGACCACTTCCATGCAACATCAAGGAATTCAATGTATATGAATTTCATATCTTCTCATTCAAATAATATCCACGCACTGGAACAGCTACGGAGCATAAAAGATAAGGCAAGCAGCTCTGCACAG TTTGTGAAGAAGATGCTTGCCTCTTTGCCCTTCAGCTGTCAGTCACAGAGTCCTTCTCCTTACTTTGACCAATCTCTTTTCCGGTTTGATGATAAG CTTATTTCTGCAACTGATCGACATAGGCAATCAACTGACCATCCAATCAAGTTCATTTTAAGGAGGTATCCGTATTCTCTCAAATTTAAGATCAAACCAG gtcCTGAAGCTGGCAGTATGGATGGTCGTGCAAAAAAGATCTCTTCGTTTCtttttcatccaattttgccccTTGCTCTCTCCGTTCAACAGACTTTGTTCTTGCAGCCTTCAGTTGTAAATATTCACTTTCGGAGATGA